A portion of the Rhodococcus pseudokoreensis genome contains these proteins:
- a CDS encoding MCE family protein, translating into MRGRPGGPGNGALAVRGVIGVAVLVLGSALLVGFGTGAIVTDPVVTATLPADAGAVKAHTTVSYKGATVGTVSSVDPGQDETGMDISLRPEQMQHIPASVQVRVVPRTLFGDQTVELVSTAGTGGARLEAGARLQPDTSAETVQMYDLYSKVYDLVSRVKPEQMQAALSAVADALRGRGEQLGQTIDSLHTVAQSTAPLVDSVAERAPQIARISEQLATAAPDVLATMDAAVSLSNTLVENTDSFTGFLAASLVVSRNTGDVLEQNADDMIAVALNVSPTLGTMASKSDLLRATLDEAGPFGEAGAAVFSTGKFAVRVAADLSNPRPYTSSDCPRYPGLNGPNCGDGGGG; encoded by the coding sequence ATGCGCGGTCGCCCGGGAGGTCCGGGCAACGGCGCCCTCGCGGTGCGGGGCGTGATCGGAGTGGCGGTCCTGGTGCTCGGATCGGCGCTGCTGGTCGGTTTCGGCACCGGGGCGATCGTCACCGACCCCGTGGTGACGGCGACGCTTCCGGCGGACGCCGGTGCGGTGAAGGCGCACACCACGGTGTCGTACAAGGGCGCGACGGTCGGCACCGTGTCGAGCGTCGACCCCGGACAGGACGAGACGGGCATGGACATCAGTCTCCGTCCCGAACAGATGCAGCACATCCCGGCGTCCGTCCAGGTGCGGGTGGTGCCCCGCACGTTGTTCGGCGACCAGACCGTCGAGCTGGTGTCCACCGCGGGAACCGGCGGAGCGCGGCTCGAGGCCGGTGCCCGGCTGCAACCCGACACGTCGGCCGAGACCGTCCAGATGTACGACCTGTATTCGAAGGTCTACGACCTGGTGTCCCGGGTGAAGCCCGAGCAGATGCAGGCCGCGCTGAGCGCGGTCGCCGACGCGTTGCGCGGGCGCGGTGAACAATTGGGGCAGACCATCGACAGCCTCCACACGGTGGCGCAGTCGACCGCGCCTCTCGTCGACTCCGTCGCGGAGCGCGCGCCGCAGATCGCACGGATCAGCGAACAGCTGGCGACGGCTGCACCCGACGTCCTCGCGACCATGGACGCGGCGGTGTCACTGTCCAACACTCTCGTCGAGAACACCGACAGCTTCACGGGTTTCCTCGCCGCCTCCCTCGTCGTGTCGAGGAATACCGGCGACGTCCTGGAGCAGAACGCGGACGACATGATCGCGGTGGCACTGAACGTCTCACCGACCCTGGGCACCATGGCCAGCAAGTCCGACCTGCTGCGGGCGACCCTGGACGAGGCGGGTCCGTTCGGTGAGGCCGGCGCCGCGGTCTTCTCCACCGGCAAGTTCGCGGTGCGGGTCGCCGCCGACCTGTCCAACCCGCGGCCCTACACCTCGTCCGACTGCCCGCGGTACCCCGGCCTGAACGGACCGAACTGCGGGGACGGTGGCGGAGGATGA